A single Oncorhynchus nerka isolate Pitt River linkage group LG10, Oner_Uvic_2.0, whole genome shotgun sequence DNA region contains:
- the LOC115135633 gene encoding cdc42 effector protein 2-like, protein MSTKAPIYLKRRSRKGKKEKLRDILSSDMISPPLGDFRHTIHIGSGGGDDDLFGDLSFLQGKFHLLPGQQGHNLYQRSSMYAEPFQFSRTASDSGHTPSSESSPLLKNALSLPVIEGVQAITLPVTSAPSSARPHPPQNAPPPPKPPRLHLDDEILTPHHPGLDSSSPSAQAPSKMSQFCPPSPRLSSGEDVCIQDPYLDDGDQERPYLSHAGSLLSLHLDLDLGPSILDDVLQIMDSQRLSGLNGTCLQGGRQELYT, encoded by the coding sequence ATGTCCACCAAGGCGCCCATCTATCTGAAGCGGCGAAGCAGGAAGGGGAAGAAGGAGAAGCTGCGGGACATCCTTTCCTCTGACATGATCAGTCCTCCGCTGGGGGACTTCCGCCACACCATCCATATCGGGAGCGGCGGGGGGGACGACGACCTGTTTGGGGACCTGTCCTTCCTGCAGGGGAAGTTCCACCTTCTCCCTGGGCAGCAGGGACACAACCTGTATCAGCGCTCCTCCATGTACGCAGAGCCCTTCCAGTTCAGCCGTACTGCCAGCGACAGTGGACACACACCCTCCTCAGAGAGCTCCCCCCTGCTGAAGAACGCCCTCTCGCTGCCCGTCATCGAAGGGGTGCAGGCCATCACCCTACCAGTCACCTCTGCACCCTCCTCGGCCCGCCCCCATCCGCCTCAGAACGCGCCCCCTCCACCCAAGCCTCCCCGACTGCACCTGGATGACGAGATCCTGACGCCCCATCACCCAGGCCTGGACTCGTCTTCTCCCTCAGCACAGGCTCCCAGCAAGATGTCCCAGTTCTGCCCGCCCTCCCCCAGGTTGTCATCAGGCGAAGATGTGTGTATCCAGGACCCTTATCTGGATGATGGGGACCAGGAGCGCCCCTACCTGTCCCATGCAGGCTCCCTGCTCTCCCTGCACCTGGACCTGGACCTGGGCCCCTCCATCCTGGACGACGTGCTGCAGATTATGGATAGCCAGCGCCTCAGTGGCCTCAATGGAACCTGTCTGCAGGGAGGGCGGCAGGAGCTCTACACCTGA
- the LOC115135619 gene encoding muscarinic acetylcholine receptor M3-like: MNHSCLSQTSDTTNVTADPLGGHEIWEVVVIVLITGPLSLVTIIGNLLVVISFRVNRQLRTFSNYFLLSLAVADLILGAVSMNLYAVYIIMGRWTLGSLACDVWLAVDYVASNASVMNLLVISFDRFYSITRPLTYRAKRTTRRAAAAIGLAWAVSFILWGPAILFWPHVVGREAQHAGECSIPFLTEPALTFGTAIAAFYLPVTIMGILYWKIYWEIEKRAQGLEGLMGSGSSGGASQVSGRRDVYSSSTKSRVSSSREVPVGREQSSEVSQGCFPVREEPKQSSERRIATLSLSPTKGAYREGCRDSSCNIDEEEPTVSLSSSEEEPEQTQQGASAKTSPKAMIPLRDAQGRNTVGAIKPLTSRAEDSTAGPQGRQPPLRGSTSDSRRHKQPKAKRRKNTVVREKKAARTLCAILLAFILTWTPYNIMVLVSVSYCVPEKLWQLGYWLCYINSTVNPVCYALCNEHFRVTFKTLLLCRPGQRNWGMAYNANHASFRTHKTSSTV; the protein is encoded by the coding sequence ATGAACCACTCCTGTCTCTCCCAGACCAGTGACACCACCAATGTGACAGCAGATCCACTGGGGGGCCATGAGAtatgggaggtggtggtgattgtactCATCACAGGGCCTCTCTCCCTGGTCACTATCATAGGTAACCTGCTGGTGGTGATCTCCTTCCGGGTCAACAGGCAGCTGCGCACCTTCAGCAATTACTTTCTGCTGAGCTTGGCGGTGGCGGACCTGATCCTGGGAGCAGTCTCTATGAACCTCTACGCTGTTTACATTATCATGGGACGCTGGACCCTGGGCAGCCTGGCCTGTGACGTCTGGCTGGCTGTGGATTATGTGGCCAGCAACGCCTCCGTTATGAACCTGCTGGTCATCAGCTTCGACCGCTTCTACTCCATCACCAGACCTCTCACCTACCGGGCCAAGCGCACCACACGCCGGGCAGCCGCAGCCATCGGCCTGGCCTGGGCCGTGTCCTTCATCCTGTGGGGGCCAGCCATCCTGTTCTGGCCCCATGTAGTGGGCAGGGAAGCACAGCACGCGGGGGAATGCTCTATCCCGTTCCTGACCGAGCCTGCTCTCACATTCGGCACGGCCATCGCTGCCTTCTACCTTCCTGTCACCATCATGGGAATCCTGTACTGGAAGATCTACTGGGAGATCGAGAAGCGAGCCCAGGGTCTGGAGGGGCTAATGGGGTCTGGGAGCAGTGGAGGGGCCTCCCAGGTGTCTGGGCGAAGGGATGTCTACTCCAGCAGCACCAAGAGCCGTGTGAGCAGCTCCAGAGAGGTGCCTGTGGGCAGGGAGCAGAGCAGTGAGGTGTCCCAGGGCTGCTTCCCTGTGAGAGAGGAGCCTAAACAGAGCAGTGAGAGGAGAATAGCAACACTGTCATTGTCTCCCACCAAGGGGGCCTACAGGGAGGGCTGCAGAGACAGCAGCTGTAACATAGATGAGGAAGAGCCtactgtctccctttcctcctcagAGGAAGAACCAGAGCAGACGCAGCAGGGGGCGAGCGCTAAGACAAGCCCTAAAGCCATGATCCCACTCAGAGACGCCCAGGGCAGAAACACCGTAGGGGCCATCAAACCCCTGACATCCAGGGCAGAGGACAGTACAGCAGGTCCACAGGGCAGGCAGCCCCCCCTAAGGGGCTCCACATCAGACTCCAGACGCCACAAGCAGCCCAAAGCCAAGAGGAGGAAGAACACAGTTGTCAGGGAGAAGAAGGCAGCCAGGACCCTGTGTGCCATCCTGCTGGCTTTCATCCTGACCTGGACGCCGTACAACATCATGGTGCTGGTGTCCGTCTCCTACTGCGTGCCCGAGAAGCTGTGGCAGCTTGGCTACTGGCTCTGCTACATCAACAGCACCGTCAACCCAGTCTGCTACGCCCTCTGCAACGAGCACTTCAGAGTCACCTTTAAGACGCTGCTGCTCTGCAGGCCGGGACAGAGGAACTGGGGAATGGCTTATAACGCCAACCATGCCTCCTTCAGGACACACAAAACCAGCAGTACTGTCTGA
- the LOC115135625 gene encoding zinc finger protein ubi-d4-like isoform X2 encodes MAAVVENVVKLLGEQYYRDAMEQCHNYNARLCAERSVRMPFLDSQTGVAQSNCYIWMEKRHRGPGVAPGQLYTYPSRRWRKKRRSHPPEDPRLVFPPLKSELDLGLKKDSLSSDGSSLEALLKGEPLDKRVPPELRGPEEESSLTDYTGGAVTPAARVRKRVLEPDDFLDDLEDEDYEEDTPKRRGKGKGKGRGVSSAKKKLDAAAAALEDKDKPYSCDICGKRYKNRPGLSYHYTHSHLAEEEGEDKEEPEVHTPTPPQPEEPKTPKKGPDGLAIPNNYCDFCLGDSALNQKTGQSEALQSCSDCGRSGHPSCLQFTPVMMAAVKTYRWQCIECKCCNICGTSENDDQLLFCDDCDRGYHMYCLSPPMAEPPEGSWSCHLCLDLLKDKASIYQTRNVPPS; translated from the exons ATGGCGGCTGTTGTTGAGAATGTTGTCAAACT GCTCGGAGAGCAGTACTACAGAGATGCCATGGAGCAGTGCCATAACTACAACGCCCGGCTATGTGCCGAGAGGAGTGTCCGAATGCCCTTCCTGGACTCTCAGACTGGAGTGGCGCAGAGCAACTGTTACATTTGGATGGAGAAGAGACACAGGGGACCAG GCGTGGCCCCAGGACAGTTGTACACCTACCCATCCCGCAGGTGGAGGAAGAAACGACGATCCCACCCCCCAGAGGATCCCCGACTCGTCTTCCCTCCTCTAAAGTCAG AGCTGGACTtggggttaaagaaggattccCTGTCCTCTGATGGCAGCAGTCTGGAGGCCCTGCTGAAGGGAGAACCCCTGGACAAACGGGTTCCTCCGGAGCTCCGAGGGCCTGAGGAGGAGTCCAGTCTGACAGACTACACTGGTGGGGCGGTCACCCCTGCAGCACGTGTCAGAAAG AGAGTCCTGGAGCCAGATGACTTCCTGGATGACTTGGAGGATGAGGACTATGAGGAGGACACCCCAAAAAGAagagggaaaggaaagggaaag GGTCGTGGAGTAAGCAGTGCCAAGAAGAAGCTGGACGCTGCGGCGGCTGCGCTGGAGGACAAGGACAAGCCCTACTCCTGTGACA TCTGTGGGAAGCGTTACAAGAATCGTCCGGGCCTGAGCTACCACTACACCCACTCGCACCtggctgaggaggagggagaggacaagGAGGAGCCTGAGGTCCACACCCCCACTCCGCCCCAGCCTGAGGAGCCTAAGA cACCCAAGAAAGGTCCAGATGGTTTGGCGATACCCAATAACTACTGTGACTTCTGCCTGGGAGACTCTGCCCTCAACCAGAAGACGGGCCAGTCAGAGGCGCTGCAGTCCTGCTCAGACTGTGGACGTTCAG GCCACCCGTCCTGCCTGCAGTTCACCCCCGTGATGATGGCTGCAGTGAAGACCTACCGCTGGCAGTGCATCGAGTGCAAGTGCTGCAACATCTGTGGCACCTCAGAGAACGAT GACCAGCTTCTCTTCTGTGATGACTGTGATAGAGGCTATCATATGTACTGTCTCAGCCCCCCTATGGCTGAACCTCCAGAAG GGAGCTGGAGCTGCCATCTGTGTCTGGACCTATTGAAAGACAAGGCGTCAATATATCAGACCCGTAATGTCCCTCCGTCGTGA
- the LOC115135625 gene encoding zinc finger protein ubi-d4-like isoform X1, producing the protein MAAVVENVVKLLGEQYYRDAMEQCHNYNARLCAERSVRMPFLDSQTGVAQSNCYIWMEKRHRGPGVAPGQLYTYPSRRWRKKRRSHPPEDPRLVFPPLKSELDLGLKKDSLSSDGSSLEALLKGEPLDKRVPPELRGPEEESSLTDYTGGAVTPAARVRKRVLEPDDFLDDLEDEDYEEDTPKRRGKGKGKGRGVSSAKKKLDAAAAALEDKDKPYSCDNTFKQKHISKPSERVCGKRYKNRPGLSYHYTHSHLAEEEGEDKEEPEVHTPTPPQPEEPKTPKKGPDGLAIPNNYCDFCLGDSALNQKTGQSEALQSCSDCGRSGHPSCLQFTPVMMAAVKTYRWQCIECKCCNICGTSENDDQLLFCDDCDRGYHMYCLSPPMAEPPEGSWSCHLCLDLLKDKASIYQTRNVPPS; encoded by the exons ATGGCGGCTGTTGTTGAGAATGTTGTCAAACT GCTCGGAGAGCAGTACTACAGAGATGCCATGGAGCAGTGCCATAACTACAACGCCCGGCTATGTGCCGAGAGGAGTGTCCGAATGCCCTTCCTGGACTCTCAGACTGGAGTGGCGCAGAGCAACTGTTACATTTGGATGGAGAAGAGACACAGGGGACCAG GCGTGGCCCCAGGACAGTTGTACACCTACCCATCCCGCAGGTGGAGGAAGAAACGACGATCCCACCCCCCAGAGGATCCCCGACTCGTCTTCCCTCCTCTAAAGTCAG AGCTGGACTtggggttaaagaaggattccCTGTCCTCTGATGGCAGCAGTCTGGAGGCCCTGCTGAAGGGAGAACCCCTGGACAAACGGGTTCCTCCGGAGCTCCGAGGGCCTGAGGAGGAGTCCAGTCTGACAGACTACACTGGTGGGGCGGTCACCCCTGCAGCACGTGTCAGAAAG AGAGTCCTGGAGCCAGATGACTTCCTGGATGACTTGGAGGATGAGGACTATGAGGAGGACACCCCAAAAAGAagagggaaaggaaagggaaag GGTCGTGGAGTAAGCAGTGCCAAGAAGAAGCTGGACGCTGCGGCGGCTGCGCTGGAGGACAAGGACAAGCCCTACTCCTGTGACA aCACTTTCAAACAAAAGCATATTTCAAAACCTTCCGAAAGAG TCTGTGGGAAGCGTTACAAGAATCGTCCGGGCCTGAGCTACCACTACACCCACTCGCACCtggctgaggaggagggagaggacaagGAGGAGCCTGAGGTCCACACCCCCACTCCGCCCCAGCCTGAGGAGCCTAAGA cACCCAAGAAAGGTCCAGATGGTTTGGCGATACCCAATAACTACTGTGACTTCTGCCTGGGAGACTCTGCCCTCAACCAGAAGACGGGCCAGTCAGAGGCGCTGCAGTCCTGCTCAGACTGTGGACGTTCAG GCCACCCGTCCTGCCTGCAGTTCACCCCCGTGATGATGGCTGCAGTGAAGACCTACCGCTGGCAGTGCATCGAGTGCAAGTGCTGCAACATCTGTGGCACCTCAGAGAACGAT GACCAGCTTCTCTTCTGTGATGACTGTGATAGAGGCTATCATATGTACTGTCTCAGCCCCCCTATGGCTGAACCTCCAGAAG GGAGCTGGAGCTGCCATCTGTGTCTGGACCTATTGAAAGACAAGGCGTCAATATATCAGACCCGTAATGTCCCTCCGTCGTGA